The sequence cacattccagtcatgtgagctgtcccactatgtctctgtaattgccaccgGCTCATAACCCTTACAGCACACACAGacttctaactcctcctgtttattccccatgctgcctgcatggGTGTGCAGGCCTTACAGGGAGTGAGCTGAGCACGCTGGTGGCACCCCTGGGAGGTGGGAGGCCTTatggtcttcattaatactagaacaatgccccactagttAAGTCCAGCTACAGCCCCCTCCCACTttgaatctagtttaaagctccatgaatgagccctgctaactcctgccctagaAACCTTTGTCCCCTGcgggacagggtcttcccatccaatgccagAAGGCCTCGTGTCTtggaaatcaaaccatccagTTTTGTCCCCTGCccccttcaagtctagtttaaagctctctcaatgagccctgccaactcctggccaagaatcctttttcccctttattgAAAGCTCTGTGCCATTGTTTGCTAGCATacctggtgccctgtaaacatctccatgatcgAAAAACCTGGAGTTCATCTcatggcaccagcctctaagccattCATTAATCAGtttgttttcctagtcctttcagcttttcctgccactgaaggagctgaggaaaagaccacctgtgctcctgatccctcAAGCATTTGgcctagttctctgaaatcccttttcatcgCCCTGCGACTTGCCctggcaacctcatcagtgcccacctgcatgaccactagtGGGTAGTGcccagagggctgcaccagccctgggagtTTCTCAGGAACATCCCTAACCCGGGCCCCAGGGAGCcagcagacctccctgaggTTGGGTCTGGCTGGCACATAGGGCCCTCAGTTCCCCTCAAAAGAGAATCTCCTACAACAATTACCTTCCTCTTGTTCTCAGCAGAGGTAGTCCTAATGCATGGGGCACGCTGCCTCGGCAGCTCCCTGGACGGAcctttgtcagtaacctcagCTACCTGATTCTCCTGATCCAGGGCCATATccctgttctgtaagggcacacGTGGAGGTGAGGGAAGCCGGGAGCGGGTTCGCCGGTCGCCTTGACCAGGGACCCGCTTCCAGtgcccctcttctctcaggtcccctgcctctgccaggtgacaggaaggcagaggatcctCTACTTCTCGTGAAGCCTCCACCTTATGgttttgtctcaaggatggtaGGGTACTACTCCACCAATCTCATTCTCTTTCACAATCCCAGATACTCCgtaatctttccacctcctctttcagctcagccactagGCTGAGTAAATCATTCACCTGGTCACAGCGTACCCAGCTGTTCTCTCTGCCGTCCCCTGATACGACTGCCAGGCTGAGAcattctgtgcagccagagacctggagaGCTGCATTCCCGAGAGGCACCTCTGTCTGGGTTGCCACTGTCCTCTCGGCAACAGTTTTTGCCCGAGTGGATACCATGGCTAGGTCCTCTGTGGGGAGGGGCTGATGATCACTATCAGGGGACTGACCTTGAGCCAAGACGGGGCCTGTGCCTCTCTCGCCTCCTCTTCCTTGGTTTTGCCGAGGGTTTCCTTGCAGtttagctgctgcagaaggggtcCCCCAGCACGATCCCTCGTTCTGGTGTTCCTCACCTCAGTGGCTTCACCAAAATGGTGATACTTCATAATAATATAGTTATAATAcaatatataatacatataaatatatttaataataattaaataacaatgaaaaatacacaaatatatacagAACACAAGTTCAATGGTTGTTGGTATAAGTGTCCAAAAGCACCCTGCAGCAGAACTGGCTTGAGAAAAAGGGTCAGGGCTCTTCTCAGCAGCTGATGGAGTCAGATCCTGCAGAGCACATGGCTAGCTGCATACCAGGAGCAGGAGCCTCTCCGCAAGATGTCCACCAGaacagcagagggaagaaggaggaaggaagaaggggtGGACTTTTCCATCCTCCTGGCTTTTACAGGGCATGGCAGAAAATGGGAGGGAATCCTGACTCCTCTCTGTTCTGTCCCTAGGTTCTCTTGGGGTCCTAAACAACACCCTCTCTATAGATCCTTTTATTAATAACATAAAATTAGTCTGTGCCCTCTCAAACTGTATCACTCTGGGCAGATGTGTGAACAGCCTGAGCCCCACACAGAGAACAAACCCAGAGTAATAAGGGCCAAACTATTGTCCTAATCAATTTTACTTGGGGGGGAGACTTTCAGTGAAGCAGAAGTGGAGACCAGGAGGATATAGGAGTCAGCTGAGGCAGAGCTAGATCAGCCCACTGACAGTATCTCTAAGGGACAGGGCTAATTAAGAACCATAAAAGACACCACATAATGAATTCCAGGTAGCTGCTCCTAATTTTTATCAGACTGCCTCCCTTACAGATTTCACTCAGCTCATCTGCAGCGCTGTCCCCTCCCTATCCTGTGTGTCCTgactgctccagcctggggatGCCCTTGCAGCCAAGGTGCCTAGAATCCCAGCTTCTCCTCAGCACCTGGATGGCCAAGTGGGGCTGGAGAACCAGTGGCTGGTGACTGCTTTTATGGGGTAGGTAGTGGGGTACCACACCAGGAACTCTCAGGTAGGAGGATGGCAACTTGCTCCTGCCATGCACATAGACCCCTGCAACAGCTCCAGGAGGGAGAAAGGCTAATTTTGTTGGGAGCAAGTGGTGCAGGCCTTCCAAAGGGCTTTCTCtccacccagcacagcaccaggctgTGTTCTGGCTGCAGACCACTCTCCcctgtgcagccctggggaagtGAGATGTGCCAAGAGCCTAATGGCTTTTCCTTGGCTGCAAGCTGGCCGGGCTTGGCCAAGCACTGGGGACCCAGAGGGGAAAAGTAAACTAAGGACATGGGAGAGTGAGACACAAACccggcagcaggaggagcagggaaggagagagagctgcagagccaggaccTGCCAAGCACCAGCAAACATAGGCACATCACCTCCCCCCTAGAGCCCTGGGGCTGTGAGCCTGCCATTTCCAGGCAAATTAAGGGAAACAAACCTCCTTTTGGGGCACAAACGAAGCTGGGTGCAGCAATTCCCTCTAaaggtttgcttttgttatttgttttttcaaagaagaaaaaaaagatccaaAACGAAATATGGAACTCTCTCCCCACAGCAGACCTGACAAGCCAGAGAATGTTTTCCTCAGCACCTCGAACAGATCTTTCTCCCCAGAAAAAGACAAGTAAAGCATCAAGGGGTCCTGAGCACCCCCTCAACCCTGCTGCTCCACTACGGGGATGTCCAGGTGTAAACCCGGAGCGACATCTCTGCAGAGGCTCAACAAAACAAGTGGTATTTAGCATTTTATATGCATCTTGAAGCACCTGTTGGGTCAGCCCTCATAGCTGGGGAACTTTTTCATTGCCGGCTGGGTCATTTTAACCTTCCCCTGGGAGTGGGTAACTTTCTAGGCTGCCAGTTGCTTTAAATGGGATTACAGCAGCATTAGGAAGCGATTAGCCTGAACGGGCAATAGGTTTAGCTAAATGACTTGTCTGGCAGCCAAGTTCCACGGAGCTCTCACTCTCCAGTGAGGAATGGCTCCAATCACCCAGGTTATGTCACCCAGGGATGGATCCTGTCACCCAGAAGGGGAACAGGGCCCTCTCCCACCACCACCTGTAACGTGAGACCAGCGGAGCCTGGCAAAAATAGGGCAAtaaaggcagggaggggagaggacgACGGTGGGAAGATGCTGTGTTTGGGATAAACCTTCATCCCTTCTGTCAACTTCTCCTTGGCTTTAGGGTGAAGCAGAAGCAGTGCAGGATTGTACTGgggatggtggtggtgggtaTGAAGGAAGGTTTGCAGAAGGGTCTtggccaaaaccagcacagctgagtGAAGCCACAAGTGGCAGGATGCTTCTGGAGATACAGATGGGTGTGCTGAGCTCAAACCAGCTCCCTCCCTCTCAGCACTGGGAATTTTTAGGATGACAAGAGAGGGAGATGCAAATACCTGTCACTACCAGAGGCACTGCCTATGTCTCATGCATGCTTTTCCTAGAGGCTGCAAAGTTCAAGGggtagaaataaaatgcagccTCCCTCAAGCAGCACTTGTAAATTATTTgggaaaagaattttttttaagttttcacattttctggaaaaaagaaaaagaaataaatggtgttttctttcccaACTCTCATTTAGGGTTTCAAGCCTGAGAAATGGCCTATACTGCCACTGCAGGAACAGCCAACTCCTCACTTTGTGTAAAATtgacagcagctcccagggcatTACGGAGTTTCTGGATTTTCATGTCTCTTTCAGGAGGCcagtttattatttatttatgaactACTCTGAAGCTGCTCTATTTTTaggctgtttctttctttcccccccccatgGGCTGGAACTCATGACATACATGAAGGAGCCATCACTGTCACTGCCAGGAGAGAAATAATGAGTTTTTTAAGAGAGGTTTTGCAGCCTTTTGTGGCCCTTGGACACCACTCTGCCTTGGAAGGGATATGCAAACTGGGTGTCTAAGCTGGTGGATTTAATCCTGCCCTGGTCACTCTGGCTGGCCAGGATCAAagccctgtggctgctgagGGCTGATGGACATCACCTGCTCAGGTATCAGTCCAACAAAGATGCTGAGAAAGTGTCGGAGTTGCATGCTGGGTCAGCAGCAAAATTAATGACAAACATCCTCTATTAATCCCTCTCCCGTcctggaaagcaaagaaaataagagagaCTTccaggttggaaactaaactacacagctatACATGAAAACACAGCTATAAAACACAGCTATAATGAAAACAGTGATGAAAAAGAGCTTGACCCTTGTGATCGCCCAGATTTGTACAGAGTATGATgcatatgggatggaatacttaaTTTTGGTCAATTTTGGGTGACCTGTCCTGTCTGCTTCTCCCTACAGGAGGTCCCACGTGtgaccccttttcctctctttcatttCCAGCACATAAGAAGTTTAGCAGAAGCAAGCAGTGACCTTGGATCTGCATACCATTCTGCAGAGataactataaacattgagtGTTACCAGccctagaagcagacactgactgaaaaacatgctgttattTTCAGAGAGTGCAGTCACTTAGAAAAGATTTaacttaaaagtaaaattactaaaaagaaaatggttgtatcctggctcaaaccaggacagaagggTGTTTGCAGGCATCACCCTGCACACCAATGGGCCAGGGAGGTCTCTGAAAACCGTATCTCACTTGTGCCCATCCAgcccctcttctttttttgccttattAACATGATTTACATTCTCCAGTCAAGAGATATGGCTCTGTCCCAGATGACAGGTAAGTCTCCAAAGCCCCCGGAGATGCCTGCCACCATGCActtctgagctgcagcctgcagaggtgCCTGCTCATGCAAAGCctctttcaatattttttttggaaTGCAAACTTGTTATTTTGCTCCAAGATGACATTGCAGTGACCtttaactcaaaaaaaaaaaaaaaaaaaaaaaaaaaaaaaaaaaaaaaaagggaagggagggtgTCAAAGCCAAACAGCATGTTTGTTTGCAGCTTGCTGGGCTGGAGCTTCTCAGGTGACCCAAAACAAGGCTTTTTCTTCTTGGTCTGTGGAAGTGGTGAGCTGTCTTGCCTCAAGACGAAAGCGAGACATCTGAGCAGGACACACTTTTtggagtaaaaataaaaatccattttttgaTCAATTCTATTTTTACCAACGCTGCTGCTAACCACGGGCTGCGAGACCCACAGCACCACTAACCCCAGCAACTTTGCAATTAGGACACCTGTTTAAAGAGGGTCAATAACATTTAACTAGTCTCTATTGCCTCGGTGAGGTCAGGTCTGAACCACGCCAGAGGCCAAGCTCATGCAGGAGACACAGACCCATTTCCCCATGCTGGGAAACCCTGTACTCCAGTGCaaggtgctgctgccttttccccaaACACcttggcaggagctgagctAAGGAAACACAGCAGATTGCACCGGGAGGCATCCCCAACACCATAAAAGAGGAGGGAACTAGGATGGCAAATTAAAGAGGAAATTACTTCTCAGCAAAAGAGCTGCGGGGGTGAAAAAAGCCTCCACATGCCCACTCTGCAATCCCCCACGAGGGACCAGCTCTGCCAAAGGGATTTTACAAACTGAGATGGGGGATGTGCAAACCCTTCCTGGGGGTTTAATTTCCCTTGGAGTGgtttgcagcagcactggaggtCTCCATAGGGCTTTTTAGAATCATAAAAGATGAAATCACTGTTCCAAGCTGCTCGGCAGTGATGAAAGTGCTAGGAcgtgcagggctgctccccacacactcccccttccctgccccccaTGGATTAGAGGCTCTGATtacaccccagccctgcagaggatCCCCCCCCCCACTACTGCACCTAACACCCAGGGGCTCTGTGTTTACCCCTGCAGCACACAAGCCTCCCCAGGGTGAATGAGGGGAGGCACAGACCCCAGTCCCCGAGCCAGGGCAGtgactgctgcagcaggacagggacagcGAAGGGGACACAGGGTCTCTTTTCCAGGGGAAACACCCCCCCCCTCGCTTTCACCACCCCCCAGGGACTATCAGGTCAAGGCTGCCGCGGGGGTGGGTTTCTGCGTGTCCTGCGAAGTGAGAGCTGCCGCTGGGGCTGCTGCCGGTAGCACGGGGCTATGGACACAGACAGCCCGCAGCCAGGAGGCAGCTCATCCCGACAGGGGCACAGCGCCGCTTACTCACCCATCCATCGCCTGCCGGGgatccctgcctgctgcctgcctctggCTTCTAAGCATACAGAACACAAGCGCTGCTACATCCCCACGCCCACGGCAGCTTTGTCCTCTCCATCCCGCAAGGGTGTCTCGGGGCtaggagctggctgctgctccccggGCGGCAGGAGGGGACCCAGCAAGTCACCGGGGGCGGCTTTTCTCGGGTGCTTGAGCAGCCACCCCTCCCGTCCGGGGGTGCCAAGGGGCGGCTGCGTGCGAGCTTCAACAAGCCTCAGCTCCCGGAGTCGTGGGATCTGGGCTGGCGTCTCACCTCCCTGCCAGGTGAGTGGGAAGGGCCAGCAAAGGCTCATCCCCTCCAGAATCAGAAagcagaacaacaacaacaacaacaaaaaacacaccacaaaacaaacaaaaaaacaaagcaacccAGCATTtgggttgtgggggtttttttggttttttttcttcccccccccccctgcctcGCCCCTCCCCAAATCTTGTGATTTAAAGCAGAGTCATGATTCAGCAGAGTAATGAGGCTGGCTGCCTTGAGTGAAAGGAAACAagcagccccactgctgctTGGCTGGTTTATAAGCCAGgattaaacagcactgggcaCCCAGAGGATAAACCCTAGATCCAAGGGGGCCATGTGGATACAGAGATCATCTGCAAAGTACAGACATGCTGCCAGGACCTCGCTCTGCCTGCAAGAGCAGACAGAAGATTTGGAGCTGCAGCATTAGCTGTGCCTGGCCTCAAATGCTTCCACTTACATTGTAGGAATTGGCCCTTTACAGCCCAGTTATATCCCTGAAGGCTGCCAGTGTCAAGTGGTGCTCCAGTTCCATTTAGACACTTCATCCAGTGTCTGACCATGAATACAAAAGAGTCACTGGGAGTCAATTCTGGCAGCAAGAGACTTAATATTCAATACCCCTGACAACTACCCTCTAGAACATCATCGCTCTTTGTTCTTCGCCCTGTGCTAATTAGCAGGATGAAAGTAGGTTTTCACTTTAACCCTGTACATCACTACTGGCTCATGACTAAACCATGACCAATGGCTCTTACTTTCCGCTGCCTGGAGGCACATCATGGCACGTGAATTTGTCTGAGACAAAAAAGATTTCtggaaactttaaaataaagtgaGCTCTCTGAGTCCACCCATGTGAAAGTGTGTTGAACATGGAGGAGAGAAAGCTCTGGTGCTCTCCCTTCAATGACATTTCTCTGTCCACCTTGGAGATATCCTACATCCCCTTGAGAGCAGGAGTCAGTCTGTCCCTGAAACTGTGGTccagagcccagcagccagctcctctgcacCTGCAAGGCCAGGAGCTCACAGACAGGCATCCACTAAAACCACCCCAATCATGCCTGACTGCAGTGAAAGCAAACCAAATACAAGCAGTTCCACAAGCCAGCAGGGTAGGATGATACAAATCTCTGCCCAGAAGAGAAACTAGAGCAGTAAGTGCAGTAATTTCATCGCCAGGGGCCAGTACCAGGCAGGAACATGGTCCAGTGGGGCTGGTCCAGCAAGAGTACAAAACGTCAGCCTGAGGCATTGGGTTGCCATTAACTTGTTTCATTTGCCATGAGTGCTGTGTAAGACACCCATAAAGATTTTGGCATCTTTGTCACTGACTTTTGGTCCCCCAGCCCAATTCCTGCTGGTACAAAATGTCCTTTATCGACCACCTTGTCACTCCAACAGCCTCTCTCCCCAGGGTTCCCACAGGCATTACTCTCATTCCTGCTCATCTCCATCCTCCAAGACAAACTGCCCCACAGTGGGATCCAGTGCCCCATTTTGTCCCCCTTGCATCCCCTCTGATCCCCTCTTAAAAGAGCCGATTCAGCGTTTTGGGAGCACTCGGCCTTTTGGATGTGGAGTCAGGCTGAAACCTGAGCCCACCCCAACACCCAAGTGCTTCAATGTGATACGGGGAAGAAGTGGAAACCTTAGCACATCCCTCTGGCATGGCCCCTGGGATTTTCCAGCCATTGAGTCaccacagaactccaggtgcTGGCCATTCCAGTTCCACTGGATAGTcaaaggagctgggctggcGACTCAGGACCCCAGGTTTCCATCTGTATTCAACAGCCAACAACACTGGATGCCTTTCACGTGCTCCCTGGCAGCTCTTCCAGGATCTGGCCATGCAGACACAAGCCCCCAGCCCTCGTCCCCACCAGGCTGTGAGTGTCTGCTGTGCCAGACACTTGCCCTTTGAGCATCCTGAGCATTccaagagggagagggagaagaggaagaaggatttGTGCTTTCTCAAAGAGCTTTGGCTGCTCATCgctgccagcagctcttgcTGAAGGAGGGGCTGTCCCGGAAAAAACTCCAAAACCAACCCCGCACGTTGCACAATGCGCTGCATAAACCCATCTGCCCGAGTTTTCACTGCCAGACATCTGTCCAGAGGCAGAAGTTGAAGCTGCACCTTGCAAACGGAGCCAGGGACGTGTCTCTGGGCCCTGCCAATCCCAGGCGGCGAGACCCTTACCCGCCACCCGAAAAACTCGCGCGGCCCCTCCACAGCGGGAGGCAAAAGGCTGGCACCCCAAGGTCGGGCTGCAGGTTTGCTGCCAGGACCCGGCTCCGTCTgcaagagcaggcagcagaTCTGGAGCTGCGGCACTAGCTCCGCGAGCACTTCCACCGACGCCGCAGGAATCGGCGTTTCACAGCCCAGTGAGGCTGTGACACCCCGCGGTGTCCCACGGGACACCCCGAGcccccctctgctccctcctcccttcccccgagcaggcagctgccagcccccgCCGCCGGCTGCAGCCTGGGATCCCAGGgacccctctccctgcctccagcccccgctcaaccccccctcccccccacaccGGGGGGATGCACACCCCAAAGCTGCCCCCGGCGGATGCCGCATCCTTCCCCGACGGGCAAACTTACTGGCAGCGCTGGGCCATGACTGGGCTCGCTGGGGAACCGGAGACGGGGCGAGGGGCACCGGGGCTGGTCGCAGCCGGCGGACCGCGGCGGTTCCGGGGTTGGGCGCTCCccaccgccccgccccggccccgaacctcccccggcccggccccgaACCGCCCCCGAACcgcccccgggccgccccggcGCGGCGCTCCCCGATGGGAGATGTAGTTCGGGTCCCCGCCCGCCCCGTCGCCGAacccggcggcggcggcggcagcaccagcccaggcGGGTGGTCCCGGGGTCTCTCCGGGGCTTGGAGTCGCTGAGGGTGCCTGGGGGGGCGGGTTGGAGGTCTGGGGGTGCCCGGGGAGGGGGAGACTGGAGCTGTGGGGGTGTCTGGGGGCACTTGGTGGGAGCACCCTTGGGAGGCACATGCGGTGTGGCGctggtggggctgtgctggcatgCTCTAGGTCATCCAGCTGCTGGTAAATGGGAGTTTTGCGCGGTTTTCCGTGCCCCACGAGGGGTttggctgctgggcagggcgTGGCATTGGTGCTGCCCCACAGGGCCCCAGGCCGTTCTGTGCTGGAGCATCCCTCCCCTGGAAAGCCCTGGGTGCTGTTCCCCACTGCGACTGTGCTCCCAGATCTTAGTCAGAGAAGGGCGTTTCATGTCTTCATTAATTACGCTTTCAAATCCCCCTCCTTATTTAGCTTGTGTCCGCGCTCGGCATCCCAGATGGATGGCAGATCTTCCTGGATAACTTGGCAAAAGCAATCATGTTCTAAGCAGCCCAGCACGAAGCTGACAAACAGGGGTAAAAATGACTGCTTCTATTTCTGGCTGTGTTACTATGCTCTGAGAGCTGTTCCTTGAGAGCTTTCTTGGTCTCCAGCTTGCTGGTGGTGACAGCGTACCAGCCCCCGAGGGCTGTTGAAGTGCCCACCAAGCCAACAGTTGCTGAAGTTTCTCCTCACTCCCCAGGGACTTCCCAAGACTGTAGGAAAGAGTCTGAGTGGAACAGTTGCTTGATCCAGTTTTAATGAAAGCCTATCTTGGCTCTTTACCAGCCACACAGGGAAGTTGAAACTTCTGATGTAAACTCAGGGTTGAGGATGAAGCTGCCTCTCTGGACTCCTGCTGTCTTCATGAAGTGGCTTGTGTCCCACCTGGGAGAGCAGATAAAGGTATCAGCCATAGGAGAATGAAACTCCAGTGAGAAAGAAGAGTAGAAAACCTGCTTCTGGCTGCCAGCATTACTtaggggagagcagcagacaTGCAGGTGGCCCCATCCACTTTGGTGTGTGTCTTTAGGCACTGAGACCAAAGCAAAGCCTGAGTAGAAGAGTTGATGTTCCTTGGCATTGCTGTTTCAGTGAGATGCTTCCATTGAGTCTCCCACCCTGCAAATAGCCACTCTGTCTTGCACTGTCATTTTCCTAAAACCTTCATTCTCAGTGTCATGCCAGTCCAGGAATATCTGCAAGTTTCTCAGTGGAGAATACCATGAGAAGCATCTCAGGCATAGGAAAATAGGAACATCTTATGGGATACCCAGCTCTCTCTGTTAGTTTTCATTGTTATTCAATTTTAGTTTCTGGGCTCAGGTACTTGAAGCCAATCACAAATTTTCTGCAAAGTCTGACACCTTATTTTGGCTGGCAGGGAGTTGATTCAGCAGCAGAGTGATTATTAAGCTGGTTGAACAGCCTCCTCTCCCCTGAGCCAAAAAAAGCTGCCTCAGCAATGGAAACATCCTAAAGGTAAACATGTGAAGATAAAAAGGTGCTGCCAGACCTGCAGTAGGTGAAGGACAGGGCTGATTACCACATAACAGCATGACCAGGGAACAGATTCTTGGATAAGAAGAACAAACAATgacagcagacaaaaaaaaacccaaaacaagaGCAGCACAAGAAACACTGATGTGTCACCAAAATCTGGGAGATGGTAAGTGACATGCAGCTGGGCTCAGGGGTACCAGCAGGATTTCAGGTGCTGTACAGTCCCAAGGGCTGCTGGATGAGATCAAGCACAGCAACGCCTCTCCTGGGAGTAAGTTTGtcagctgcttctccacaggTAGCATCAGCGCTCTCCAACAGCTCAGCATCACAGGGATGTTCTGCCCTCCCTGGTCACATCCACTTAGCATGTGAGATAGAGGTGCAGAGGCTGCATCTCTGCCTGCATGGGCACTGTGATGGGACCCGCTACCCCTTGGGGTCTGCAGTCTGTACTGTTGTCTCCAGAATTGTCTCCAAGCAATTTTGTGTGAAACCCTAATGAAACGAGAGCTAGTGGCTGGCTggcatcaggaaaaaaatagcaggcAGGTTGCAACCAGCTGGGAGcattccccctccccacccccgaCCCTGAACCTCTCTGCACCTAGGGCTGATGAATGGGGATGGCTGGATGCAATCTGTAGATGTACAGAACAGCACTCTGGGGCTGTAACTGCAGCATGGCATGCTCCTGCAAGAGACAGAAGCGGCAGAATGAGCAGTGGGCCCCAAGGACAAGGGAGGTGGGGTCCCTCCCAATCCAAGGCAACCCATCCCAAGCCATCCCATCCCTACCCAACCCATCCTGTCCCAGTGGAAGCCATTCCAACCTTACAGCCTTCTCTCCTAGTGCATGGAGATGTCTTCTGATGTTAAGGGTCCCATCAGTGTGGTAGTCCAACCCATGCAGGCAGTAGAAGCGACCAGAGCAGGGGCTGTAGTAGCCCTGGCAGGTTCCTTTCCCTGTCACTGTGTACAGAGGCTGCAGGGACGGCGGCGAGTACCGTGACAGCCTGTGCAGGATGTCTATCATCGCCTCCCTCTCTGCAAGCCAAGGAATAGATGCAGAAAGGGAagggtgggaaggagcagccagCCTGTCAGCCAGATGGATGCCAGCATGGCACAGGCACAGCTACAGCTGGAGTACAGGGAGAGGGCGAGATAAGTTACCACATTGATTGAGGCAGGTGGGTTTCGGGGGGTACAGCACAGGTATGCTGTGCAGGAAGGTCTCCATCCTTGCCTCCTGCAAGGAATGATGGTAGCCCTTGCAGGATTGCCACCCATTTGCTGCAGAGCCCAAGGTGCCACTGGCACCTGAGATGGCTGCAGGCTGAGGGGACCAGGGGGTCTGAACTCTACCTTGGGCAGGAATGGGAGGTAACAGGAGTGCTTACTCCAGGCTGCACTGTTGTAAGGACCGGTTCTCCAGGTGATGTAGTTGTTCTGATTGACAAAAAGTGGCTTGTACTTCTCTGCAATGCAAAAGCAACAGGCAGGGCTGTCCTGTGGAGCTGGGGACCCTGGGGGACAGCCAGACAGAGTCCTGACTGTTCCCTCTCTCCCTGAAGTACAATGCCACAGGGTCAGTGGTCAT is a genomic window of Apus apus isolate bApuApu2 chromosome Z, bApuApu2.pri.cur, whole genome shotgun sequence containing:
- the CZH9orf24 gene encoding spermatid-specific manchette-related protein 1, yielding MFLQYKKHKTPVSTYTDSYRPPCSVRKTIKDAVVMQPRGLELLTQGLWSPPPENSASQGKPQELIKTMLQEYYKNTINTVCYPEKPWLNMSKEKYKPLFVNQNNYITWRTGPYNSAAWSKHSCYLPFLPKEARMETFLHSIPVLYPPKPTCLNQCEREAMIDILHRLSRYSPPSLQPLYTVTGKGTCQGYYSPCSGRFYCLHGLDYHTDGTLNIRRHLHALGEKAVRSMPCCSYSPRVLFCTSTDCIQPSPFISPRWDTSHFMKTAGVQRGSFILNPEFTSEVSTSLCGWHPQRLQAPERPRDHPPGLVLPPPPPGSATGRAGTRTTSPIGERRAGAARGRFGGGSGPGRGRFGAGAGRWGAPNPGTAAVRRLRPAPVPLAPSPVPQRAQSWPSAATSLGCETPIPAASVEVLAELVPQLQICCLLLQTEPGPGSKPAARPWGASLLPPAVEGPREFFGWRGGETPAQIPRLRELRLVEARTQPPLGTPGREGWLLKHPRKAAPGDLLGPLLPPGEQQPAPSPETPLRDGEDKAAVGVGM